The uncultured Hyphomonas sp. genome includes a region encoding these proteins:
- the tpiA gene encoding triose-phosphate isomerase: protein MARTLIAGNWKMNGLRASLVEIVAIAGGVTPAKENVEALICVPATLLMQAADQARESTLQIGGETCHINEKGAHTGDVSAEMLADAGASYVIVGHSERRADHGETSETVASQAVAALRAGITPIICVGETAAERDSGKAIEVVTSMLRASLPAGAKANSVVIAYEPVWAIGTGNVATVEAVDEMHNALRSCLTDVYGADADLIPILYGGSMKPDNAGDLLAVKNVNGGLIGGASLKAADFLAIYAKA from the coding sequence ATGGCACGGACACTTATAGCCGGGAACTGGAAGATGAACGGGCTTCGCGCCTCGTTGGTTGAAATCGTCGCGATAGCGGGCGGCGTCACACCGGCGAAGGAAAATGTCGAGGCGTTGATCTGCGTTCCGGCGACGCTTCTGATGCAGGCTGCCGACCAGGCGAGAGAGTCCACCCTCCAAATCGGGGGCGAAACCTGCCACATCAATGAAAAAGGCGCGCATACCGGCGATGTTTCGGCTGAAATGCTTGCCGATGCGGGGGCGTCCTATGTGATTGTCGGCCATTCGGAACGCCGCGCGGACCATGGTGAGACGAGCGAAACCGTCGCTTCACAGGCCGTTGCGGCGCTTCGTGCCGGAATCACGCCGATCATTTGTGTCGGCGAAACCGCCGCAGAACGTGACAGCGGCAAGGCAATCGAGGTCGTCACCAGCATGCTACGTGCCTCGCTTCCTGCTGGCGCCAAGGCCAATTCTGTGGTCATCGCCTATGAGCCAGTCTGGGCCATTGGAACGGGGAACGTCGCCACCGTTGAGGCGGTGGATGAAATGCACAATGCCTTGCGTAGCTGCCTGACCGACGTTTACGGTGCGGACGCTGACCTCATTCCGATCCTTTATGGCGGCAGCATGAAGCCTGACAATGCAGGCGATCTGCTGGCGGTGAAAAACGTCAATGGTGGCTTGATTGGCGGCGCAAGCTTGAAGGCGGCGGATTTCCTCGCCATCTACGCGAAAGCCTGA
- the secG gene encoding preprotein translocase subunit SecG, translated as MQNVILVIHILACLVMIGLVLVQKSEGGGLGIGGGGGGGGANSLLSGRGAAGAVVRSTIIFGAIFFITSLALTTLANREGDDRSDIERVLAPEDSAPAPGTPTDLFDPSAPLLSGQAGLSDESAAAPEAVTDVTEGEGEAVAEPEPETPAPESGNPQ; from the coding sequence ATGCAGAACGTTATCCTCGTGATCCACATCCTCGCCTGCCTGGTCATGATCGGGCTGGTGCTGGTTCAGAAGTCGGAAGGCGGCGGTCTTGGTATCGGCGGCGGCGGTGGTGGTGGCGGTGCCAACTCGCTCCTGTCGGGACGCGGAGCTGCTGGCGCTGTGGTGCGTTCGACCATTATTTTCGGGGCGATTTTCTTCATTACCAGCCTGGCGCTGACGACACTGGCCAATCGCGAAGGCGATGACCGCTCGGATATCGAACGCGTGCTGGCACCGGAAGATTCCGCGCCGGCGCCGGGTACGCCGACAGACCTGTTCGATCCTTCTGCGCCGCTTCTGTCCGGTCAGGCTGGCCTGTCTGATGAAAGTGCGGCGGCGCCGGAAGCTGTCACGGATGTGACGGAAGGCGAAGGGGAAGCCGTGGCTGAGCCGGAACCGGAAACGCCCGCACCGGAAAGTGGCAATCCCCAATAA
- the trpD gene encoding anthranilate phosphoribosyltransferase, producing the protein MTDTSLSIALKALARREPLDDATLKGAFDTLLSGEAVPEEIGAFLMGLAVRGETADELTAGATIMRQHARKVATDGPLLDTCGTGGLPWKSLNTSTASAIVIAAAGGRVAKHGNRSVPPKTGSADVLESLGVNLEISEDEFLNCLDGAGVAFLFARSHHSAMRHVAPVRAKLGIRTIFNLLGPLTNPAGACHQVLGVFGPEWVRPMAETLGRLGTERAWVVHGLDGIDELSIAGPSKVCEVLEDGTLREFEVHPSDAGLETHPLSALESEDVAGNALAISELLDGHETPFRATVLLNAAAGLHVHGKAAELKEGAAMAAEAIDSGNAKQTLRKLVKLSRGEPLE; encoded by the coding sequence ATGACAGACACTTCCCTATCTATTGCGCTGAAAGCGCTGGCACGCCGCGAACCTCTTGACGACGCCACGCTGAAAGGCGCGTTCGATACTCTGCTTTCGGGAGAGGCTGTGCCAGAGGAAATCGGCGCATTTCTGATGGGCCTGGCTGTGCGCGGCGAAACCGCTGACGAACTGACAGCTGGTGCCACCATCATGCGGCAGCATGCCCGGAAAGTGGCGACAGACGGCCCCCTGCTCGATACCTGCGGCACAGGCGGCCTGCCTTGGAAGAGCCTCAACACGTCCACGGCCAGCGCAATTGTCATCGCTGCGGCGGGTGGCCGTGTCGCCAAGCACGGCAATCGGTCCGTTCCGCCGAAAACAGGATCAGCAGATGTTCTCGAATCTCTCGGTGTGAACCTGGAGATCAGCGAGGATGAGTTCCTGAACTGCCTGGACGGTGCCGGTGTTGCCTTCCTGTTTGCGCGCAGCCACCACAGTGCCATGCGTCACGTGGCGCCTGTGCGCGCCAAACTCGGCATCCGCACCATCTTCAACCTGCTTGGCCCGCTGACCAACCCGGCTGGCGCTTGCCATCAGGTGCTTGGGGTCTTCGGCCCGGAATGGGTGCGCCCCATGGCCGAGACACTTGGACGCCTCGGGACCGAGCGGGCCTGGGTCGTGCACGGTCTCGATGGCATCGACGAACTTTCCATCGCCGGGCCGAGCAAGGTTTGTGAGGTTCTGGAAGACGGAACACTGCGCGAATTCGAAGTACACCCCTCAGACGCCGGCCTGGAAACACATCCGCTTTCCGCGCTCGAAAGCGAAGACGTTGCAGGCAATGCACTTGCCATCTCGGAACTTTTGGATGGGCACGAGACTCCATTCCGCGCGACTGTCTTGTTGAACGCTGCGGCGGGCCTGCACGTTCATGGCAAAGCGGCCGAGTTGAAGGAAGGCGCGGCCATGGCTGCCGAAGCCATTGATTCCGGTAACGCAAAGCAGACATTGCGGAAGCTTGTAAAGCTGTCCCGGGGCGAGCCACTCGAATGA
- a CDS encoding SDR family NAD(P)-dependent oxidoreductase: protein MQAIVFGASGGIGAELVSQLSNRTGIRRLHAVSRTGVTASRKVVAHTADITAETDLAHLAADLKNEDDIRLVIIASGILSDGSALQPEKSYRQQTMQAFERVFRVNTFGPALVARYILPLMSRSGRAVFSALSARVGSIGDNRLGGWHAYRASKAALNMLLRNYAIEQARRNPEFIVAGLHPGTVDTGLSKPFQNNVPDGRLFTPKVSAAHLLSVIDGLTPADSGKCFDWAGTEIPA from the coding sequence ATGCAGGCAATCGTCTTCGGCGCCTCTGGCGGGATCGGTGCGGAACTGGTGAGCCAGCTGTCCAACCGCACAGGCATCCGCCGCCTCCACGCGGTTTCCCGAACAGGCGTCACGGCGTCCAGAAAGGTCGTCGCGCACACCGCCGACATCACCGCGGAAACCGATCTGGCCCACCTGGCAGCCGACCTGAAGAATGAAGACGATATCCGTTTGGTCATCATCGCTTCCGGCATACTTTCCGACGGCAGCGCGCTTCAGCCGGAAAAGTCCTATCGCCAGCAAACAATGCAGGCTTTCGAGCGGGTTTTCCGTGTAAATACATTCGGGCCAGCATTGGTGGCGCGATACATATTGCCCCTGATGTCCAGAAGTGGACGGGCCGTCTTTTCAGCCTTGTCTGCGCGGGTAGGTTCGATTGGCGACAACCGGCTCGGCGGGTGGCACGCCTATCGCGCGTCCAAGGCAGCCCTGAACATGCTGCTGCGCAATTATGCGATTGAACAGGCCCGCCGCAATCCAGAGTTCATCGTGGCAGGCCTGCATCCCGGCACCGTCGACACCGGTTTGTCGAAACCCTTCCAGAACAATGTGCCGGATGGGCGGCTTTTCACACCGAAGGTGTCTGCCGCCCACCTACTTTCGGTGATCGATGGCCTGACGCCAGCAGATTCAGGAAAATGCTTCGACTGGGCCGGAACGGAAATTCCCGCTTAA
- the trpC gene encoding indole-3-glycerol phosphate synthase TrpC, with the protein MTTALDRIIDYKRDEVAGLKQQTSFSDMDAKARAAGPVRGFSAALSDVTLENQNALICELKRKSPSAGEILPGADPVEIATEYEAGGAACLSVLTDGPSFGGSLEDFKAIRDAVSIPMLRKDFMIDPIQVAEARAWGADCVLVIMASLGDALAADLTSCAMDYGMDVLVETHDEAELERALRLPSPLIGVNNRDLKRMVTDLSTTERLAPLIPKDRQLVAESGISTPEHIARLRRTGARRFLIGESLMKRGAHRQSAVTELRTTAGD; encoded by the coding sequence ATGACAACCGCACTCGACAGGATCATCGACTACAAACGCGATGAAGTGGCCGGGCTGAAGCAGCAGACCAGCTTCTCCGATATGGATGCGAAAGCGCGCGCGGCCGGCCCTGTGCGAGGCTTTTCGGCCGCGCTCTCAGACGTCACTTTGGAAAATCAAAACGCGCTGATCTGCGAACTGAAACGCAAGAGTCCCTCCGCTGGTGAAATCCTGCCGGGCGCAGACCCGGTTGAAATCGCAACGGAGTATGAAGCGGGCGGCGCAGCGTGCTTGTCCGTGCTCACGGACGGTCCGAGTTTCGGCGGCAGTCTTGAGGATTTCAAGGCCATCCGGGACGCCGTCAGCATTCCCATGCTGCGCAAGGATTTCATGATCGATCCGATCCAGGTGGCCGAAGCGCGCGCCTGGGGCGCCGACTGTGTGCTGGTGATCATGGCCAGTCTTGGGGATGCCCTGGCCGCAGATCTCACAAGCTGCGCCATGGATTACGGGATGGACGTTCTGGTCGAAACCCATGACGAGGCCGAGTTGGAGCGCGCCCTGCGGCTGCCTTCACCCCTCATCGGTGTAAACAATCGCGACCTCAAACGAATGGTGACCGATCTGTCCACGACCGAGCGCCTGGCTCCTCTCATTCCGAAGGACCGGCAACTGGTGGCAGAGAGCGGGATCTCGACACCAGAGCATATCGCACGGCTCCGCAGGACCGGCGCTCGCCGCTTCCTGATCGGGGAAAGCCTGATGAAGCGTGGAGCCCATCGGCAATCGGCTGTCACAGAACTGCGAACAACTGCCGGCGATTGA
- a CDS encoding cyclopropane-fatty-acyl-phospholipid synthase family protein, whose amino-acid sequence MTGTITASPNTIRTLKNVPASFRIACLALLNTHHGTLEFRLPDDRQLLFRNTQPGPHAIISVHNYNFVKRAMAGGDVGFAESYMDGDWSTPDLTEVLRFFSANFEAAGRLAVGGKVVRWANMIRHLFSSRNTREGAKKNIMAHYDLGNDFYSLWLDPSMTYSSAVFESPNMTMEQGQQAKYRNICDRIGAGPSSEILEIGCGWGGFAEFAAKQRGSKVTCLTISPSQRDFAMERMHREGLSERVEIRLEDYRDHTGKYDGVASIEMFEAVGESYWPSYFAKVFETLKDGGKAALQIITIDDELFPRYRKRVDFIQRHIFPGGMLPSEKALKEQFQLAGLRHDGVTYFGQDYARTCREWSRSFNDAWDQISRLGFDEPFRRMWNFYLAYCEAGFEGGRINVGQFQLSKT is encoded by the coding sequence AACGTTCCGGCGAGCTTCAGGATTGCCTGCCTCGCACTCCTGAACACTCACCACGGAACACTGGAATTCAGGCTTCCCGACGACCGGCAGCTCCTGTTCAGGAACACCCAGCCAGGCCCCCATGCCATAATATCCGTACACAACTATAACTTCGTCAAACGCGCCATGGCGGGCGGCGATGTCGGTTTCGCGGAATCCTATATGGATGGAGACTGGTCCACTCCGGACCTCACGGAAGTCCTCCGATTCTTCTCTGCAAATTTCGAAGCAGCAGGCCGGCTTGCTGTCGGCGGGAAAGTGGTCCGCTGGGCAAACATGATCCGGCATTTGTTTTCCAGCCGGAACACGCGCGAAGGCGCGAAGAAAAACATCATGGCCCACTACGACCTCGGCAATGATTTCTATTCCCTCTGGCTTGACCCGTCGATGACCTATTCCTCTGCCGTGTTCGAAAGCCCGAACATGACCATGGAACAGGGCCAGCAGGCAAAATACCGAAACATCTGTGACCGGATCGGCGCTGGTCCGTCCAGCGAGATCCTCGAAATCGGATGCGGCTGGGGCGGCTTTGCCGAGTTCGCCGCAAAGCAGCGCGGATCGAAAGTCACGTGCCTGACGATCTCCCCTTCCCAGAGAGACTTTGCGATGGAGCGCATGCATCGGGAGGGCCTCAGCGAGCGCGTTGAAATCCGTCTGGAAGACTATCGCGACCACACCGGAAAATATGACGGCGTTGCATCCATCGAGATGTTCGAAGCGGTCGGTGAGTCCTATTGGCCGAGCTATTTCGCCAAAGTATTCGAAACACTCAAAGACGGCGGCAAAGCCGCGTTGCAGATCATCACCATCGATGACGAACTGTTCCCGAGATATCGCAAACGGGTAGACTTCATCCAGCGGCACATTTTCCCGGGCGGCATGCTGCCAAGCGAGAAAGCGCTGAAGGAACAATTCCAACTCGCGGGTCTTCGTCATGATGGCGTGACCTATTTCGGCCAGGACTATGCCCGCACCTGCCGCGAATGGTCCCGCAGCTTCAATGACGCCTGGGATCAGATCTCAAGGCTCGGTTTCGACGAACCGTTCCGGCGCATGTGGAACTTCTACCTCGCCTATTGCGAGGCAGGGTTTGAAGGCGGCCGCATCAATGTCGGCCAGTTCCAGCTGTCGAAAACCTGA
- a CDS encoding aminodeoxychorismate/anthranilate synthase component II gives MSRKKILVVDNYDSFTWNLVHYLEELGADTTVVRNDEMTVEEALASGADGVLLSPGPCTPNEAGICVDLIRRAPDDLPILGVCLGHQSIGQAFGGKVITAREIRHGKLSDIHQTGGDLFEGLPETFRVVRYHSLAVRPEDLPEDLVADAYTDDGEIMALHHKSRPVYGVQFHPESILTEHGHALLKNWLDKL, from the coding sequence ATGAGCCGGAAGAAAATCCTCGTCGTCGACAATTATGACAGCTTCACCTGGAACCTCGTCCACTATCTGGAAGAGCTGGGCGCAGACACTACAGTGGTTCGCAATGACGAGATGACCGTCGAGGAAGCGCTCGCCAGCGGCGCGGATGGAGTCCTGCTCTCTCCCGGCCCCTGCACGCCCAATGAGGCGGGTATCTGTGTTGACCTGATCCGGCGCGCCCCGGATGACCTGCCCATCCTGGGCGTATGTCTCGGGCATCAGTCGATCGGTCAGGCATTCGGCGGGAAAGTGATTACGGCGAGGGAAATCCGTCACGGAAAGCTGTCTGATATCCATCAGACCGGCGGCGACCTTTTCGAGGGCCTGCCAGAGACGTTCCGCGTGGTCCGCTATCACTCGCTGGCCGTGCGTCCGGAAGACCTGCCGGAAGACCTTGTCGCAGATGCCTACACCGACGACGGTGAGATCATGGCCCTGCATCACAAGTCCCGTCCGGTCTACGGCGTACAGTTCCACCCGGAAAGCATCCTGACCGAGCATGGGCATGCCCTGCTGAAGAACTGGCTCGACAAACTCTGA
- a CDS encoding SurA N-terminal domain-containing protein yields MLALMKRLTQSILGKFIAMIIIAGMAFWGVDQIFNQVRNGLGSDLMAAGNSSVTVEAFDRRIEVMLRNVNQQNDDPITKDEAVERGMVDQVFQLDQSQTTILGFASKIGVAPSTDAVLAELRKQDAFKNPLTGELDLATYQRVLAQNRFSQTEYEDQIKSDLTLQALQTGTIAGLMPPEVLKAVQSRYLAESRDVAWFILDAADIPKADAPTEEDVLAFYNENLDALKQPERRAIDLVKVSADDFLSQVEVTEQEIATIYEASKSERFSEPEQRTYVEMMFESRDAARDAFGALAGGADPSTLQGVVSRDSRTSLAAEVEDPLLRDAMFGPGKQSGALFGPKDMGDGRWLIARLVSVQPGAVFPIETVAEEIRTGLARERAMLLLYDKLEALDRSINAGFDLNQIASELGVPVISFEPVDQNGYTESGMPMIGLLDAGDAFRQAFTMNANDTSGQHTKDDVTYVISTRKVVPPSTPDFDEVKDDVRQALIMRNEGEAAQNAVKAIKEQIESGASTLEAEAQAAKSEIETPPSSVTRMNAVDSGLPNSAIGGIFSGKPGEVFTYPNRTGDKYMIIQLKAVNDPSAADLAAADPNASSALISSLDSDLSEAMEAEMASAVKLRVNNAAYNAYKASITSDQ; encoded by the coding sequence ATGCTCGCGCTGATGAAACGCCTGACCCAATCGATTCTTGGCAAGTTCATTGCCATGATCATCATTGCTGGCATGGCGTTCTGGGGCGTCGATCAGATCTTCAACCAGGTTCGCAACGGGCTGGGATCTGACCTGATGGCAGCAGGAAACTCGTCTGTCACGGTCGAGGCATTCGATCGCCGGATTGAAGTCATGCTGCGGAATGTGAACCAGCAGAATGACGACCCGATCACCAAGGATGAGGCCGTAGAGCGCGGAATGGTGGACCAGGTCTTCCAACTGGACCAATCGCAGACAACCATCCTGGGATTCGCCTCGAAAATCGGTGTTGCCCCGTCAACGGATGCCGTTCTGGCAGAACTTCGCAAACAGGATGCGTTCAAAAACCCGCTGACGGGCGAGCTTGATCTCGCGACTTATCAGCGCGTGCTGGCGCAAAACCGCTTCTCCCAGACCGAGTACGAAGATCAGATCAAAAGCGACCTGACCCTTCAGGCGCTCCAGACCGGGACAATCGCCGGCCTGATGCCTCCGGAAGTACTGAAAGCCGTCCAGTCCCGATATCTTGCAGAATCCCGTGATGTCGCCTGGTTTATCCTCGACGCGGCCGATATCCCGAAGGCGGACGCCCCGACTGAAGAAGACGTTCTCGCATTCTACAATGAGAACCTGGACGCCCTGAAGCAGCCGGAGCGCCGCGCCATAGATCTCGTGAAGGTGTCGGCGGACGACTTCCTGAGCCAGGTCGAAGTCACCGAGCAGGAAATCGCAACGATCTACGAAGCCAGCAAGTCGGAACGCTTCTCTGAGCCTGAGCAGCGGACTTATGTCGAGATGATGTTCGAATCCCGTGATGCAGCCCGGGACGCTTTCGGTGCACTCGCAGGCGGTGCGGACCCCTCAACCCTGCAGGGTGTCGTTTCAAGAGACTCCAGGACATCCCTGGCGGCAGAAGTCGAGGATCCGTTGCTTCGCGACGCGATGTTCGGCCCAGGCAAACAAAGTGGCGCGCTCTTCGGGCCGAAGGATATGGGAGACGGCCGCTGGCTGATTGCCCGGCTCGTTTCGGTCCAGCCAGGCGCAGTCTTCCCGATTGAAACGGTGGCTGAGGAAATCCGCACGGGCCTCGCACGTGAACGTGCGATGCTGCTCCTTTATGACAAGCTCGAAGCCCTCGACCGCTCAATCAATGCAGGTTTCGATCTCAACCAGATCGCCAGCGAACTCGGCGTGCCGGTGATTTCGTTCGAGCCGGTTGATCAGAACGGATACACTGAATCCGGTATGCCGATGATCGGTCTGCTCGATGCAGGTGATGCGTTCCGGCAAGCCTTCACCATGAATGCCAACGACACATCAGGCCAGCACACCAAGGATGACGTGACCTATGTCATCTCGACCCGAAAGGTTGTCCCGCCCTCCACGCCTGACTTTGACGAAGTTAAAGACGACGTGCGCCAGGCTTTGATCATGCGAAATGAAGGCGAAGCCGCCCAAAACGCTGTGAAAGCCATTAAGGAGCAGATCGAAAGTGGCGCCTCCACACTTGAAGCCGAGGCGCAGGCTGCAAAGTCGGAAATCGAGACGCCGCCCTCTTCCGTGACGCGGATGAATGCCGTGGACAGCGGCCTTCCGAATTCGGCGATCGGCGGAATTTTCTCCGGCAAACCGGGGGAAGTTTTCACCTATCCCAACCGTACCGGTGACAAGTATATGATCATCCAGCTCAAGGCTGTGAATGATCCGTCCGCAGCTGATCTTGCGGCAGCCGACCCGAACGCTTCCAGCGCGCTGATCTCTTCCCTGGATTCAGATCTGTCGGAAGCCATGGAGGCCGAAATGGCCAGCGCCGTGAAACTCCGGGTCAACAACGCAGCCTACAACGCCTACAAAGCGTCCATCACGTCAGACCAATGA
- a CDS encoding CTP synthase — MIRYIFITGGVVSSLGKGIASAALGALLQSRGYGVRLRKLDPYLNVDPGTMSPRQHGEVFVTDDGAETDLDLGHYERFTGVSARQSDNITTGRIYKHIIEKERRGDYLGATIQVIPHVTNEIKDFVLSDPGEGVDFVLCEIGGTVGDIEGLPFFEAIRQLGQELGPDRACFIHLTLLPYIPAAGEMKTKPTQHSVKELRSIGIQPQVLLCRCDRPIPENEKGKIASFCNVRPSSVIEARDVRHIYDVPEAYHEQGLDKEVLAHFRIGDAPEPDLSGWQKIATTIHNPDGEVCIGLVGKYTDVPDAYKSVAEALSHGGLANNVKVTVKLINSEEFDDEARPLDVLEGVHGVILPGGFGERGAHGKMRAARFARERKVPCFGICYGMQMSVIEAARHMAGIEDANTTENDPKTNAPLVGLMEEWTKGNERVTRDENTDKGGTMRLGAYPARLKAGSKVAEVYGTLDISERHRHRYEVNAAYIEALEKAGGLFSGMSPDGTLPEIFEIPDHPWFIGVQYHPELKSRPFEPHPLFASFIDAAVKQSRLV; from the coding sequence ATGATCCGCTATATTTTCATTACAGGCGGCGTGGTGTCCTCCCTTGGCAAGGGTATCGCTTCCGCCGCGCTCGGTGCGTTGCTGCAGTCACGTGGCTACGGTGTCCGACTTCGAAAGCTCGACCCCTATCTGAACGTCGATCCCGGTACGATGAGCCCACGCCAGCACGGCGAGGTGTTTGTTACCGATGATGGGGCCGAGACAGACCTCGACCTCGGCCACTATGAGCGCTTCACGGGCGTGTCGGCGCGCCAGTCGGACAACATCACGACCGGACGGATCTACAAGCACATCATCGAGAAAGAGCGTCGCGGCGACTATCTCGGTGCGACCATCCAGGTCATTCCGCACGTCACGAACGAGATCAAGGACTTCGTCCTGTCTGATCCGGGTGAGGGCGTAGACTTTGTCCTTTGCGAAATCGGCGGCACCGTCGGCGATATCGAGGGCCTGCCATTTTTCGAAGCAATCCGTCAGCTCGGGCAGGAACTCGGCCCGGACCGGGCCTGCTTCATCCACCTGACGCTGCTGCCTTACATACCGGCCGCTGGCGAGATGAAGACCAAGCCAACCCAGCACTCCGTGAAAGAACTCCGCTCCATCGGTATCCAGCCGCAGGTGCTGCTCTGCCGCTGTGACCGGCCGATCCCGGAGAACGAAAAGGGCAAGATCGCCAGCTTCTGTAACGTCCGTCCGTCCAGCGTGATCGAAGCGCGCGATGTGCGCCATATCTACGACGTGCCGGAGGCCTATCACGAGCAGGGGCTCGACAAGGAAGTGCTGGCGCATTTCCGCATCGGTGACGCTCCTGAGCCGGATCTTTCTGGCTGGCAGAAAATCGCCACGACGATCCATAACCCGGACGGCGAAGTCTGCATCGGCCTTGTTGGCAAATATACCGACGTGCCGGACGCCTATAAATCCGTCGCCGAGGCGCTCAGCCACGGCGGCCTCGCAAACAATGTAAAAGTCACGGTCAAACTCATCAATTCCGAGGAATTTGATGATGAAGCCCGTCCGCTCGACGTTCTGGAAGGCGTCCATGGTGTGATCCTGCCAGGCGGCTTCGGAGAGCGAGGCGCGCACGGCAAGATGCGTGCGGCCCGTTTTGCGCGGGAGCGCAAGGTGCCGTGTTTCGGCATTTGCTACGGCATGCAGATGTCGGTCATCGAAGCTGCGCGCCACATGGCCGGCATTGAAGACGCCAACACGACCGAGAACGACCCCAAGACGAACGCTCCGCTGGTTGGTCTCATGGAAGAATGGACCAAGGGTAATGAGAGGGTTACCCGCGACGAGAATACCGACAAGGGTGGCACGATGCGCCTCGGCGCCTATCCGGCGCGCCTGAAAGCGGGCAGCAAGGTCGCGGAAGTCTATGGCACGCTCGATATCTCGGAACGCCACCGCCATCGGTATGAGGTGAATGCCGCGTATATCGAAGCGCTCGAAAAGGCCGGCGGACTTTTCTCCGGCATGTCGCCAGACGGTACGCTCCCGGAAATCTTCGAGATTCCGGACCACCCCTGGTTCATTGGCGTTCAGTACCACCCGGAACTGAAGTCCCGTCCGTTCGAGCCGCACCCGCTGTTTGCGAGCTTTATCGATGCGGCAGTAAAGCAAAGCCGCCTCGTTTAA
- the trpE gene encoding anthranilate synthase component I: MSQAKLIVRRRIGDVETPVGAMLKLGVDAPGSFLFESIAGGERLGRYSFIGGAPQVWFRILNGVPETATTADFSDAKRMDGTPIEALRAFVSSARAETEEDLPPMASGAFGYVGYDMIQHVEPVSITKPAALNVPEALLVIPKVVIVFDHIYQEILLIGRIENGNEEEINQQLDEVEQQLQSLPVLPPADQAAEPVDLSSNTSKERYFDIVEKCREYIKAGDIFQVVPSQRFSTPFNKKSISFYRALRRLNPSAFMFHMNLGDVRLVGSSPEILVRVRNGRVAIRPIAGTRPRSGDPVEDAKRAESLLNDPKEIAEHLMLLDLGRNDVGRVAAYGSVQVTEQFIVERYSHVMHIVSHVEGDLREGLDAVDALFAGFPAGTVSGAPKIRAMQIIDEMETNSREIYGGAVGYFGWNGDLDTCIALRTAVLKDGQLHIQAGGGVVLDSNPQYEYDETQHKAGALKRAAELAAAYEFDQ, translated from the coding sequence ATGAGCCAGGCAAAACTTATCGTTCGCCGGCGGATCGGGGATGTCGAAACGCCCGTAGGCGCCATGTTGAAACTGGGTGTCGATGCCCCCGGAAGCTTCCTGTTTGAATCTATCGCGGGCGGGGAACGTCTTGGCCGCTACTCGTTTATCGGAGGGGCGCCGCAGGTCTGGTTCAGGATTTTGAATGGCGTTCCCGAAACGGCGACAACCGCAGACTTCTCCGATGCGAAACGGATGGACGGCACACCGATTGAAGCGCTGAGGGCCTTTGTCTCGTCGGCACGGGCCGAGACGGAGGAAGATCTTCCACCGATGGCGTCGGGTGCGTTCGGATATGTCGGCTACGACATGATCCAGCATGTAGAGCCTGTTTCAATTACCAAACCCGCTGCACTGAACGTACCTGAAGCGCTTCTGGTGATCCCGAAAGTCGTGATTGTGTTCGACCACATCTATCAGGAAATACTCCTGATCGGTCGGATCGAAAACGGCAACGAGGAAGAGATCAACCAGCAACTGGACGAGGTCGAGCAGCAACTTCAGTCCCTTCCCGTTCTGCCACCGGCAGATCAGGCCGCTGAGCCGGTGGACCTCAGCTCGAACACGAGCAAGGAACGCTATTTCGACATTGTCGAAAAATGCCGCGAGTACATCAAGGCGGGTGACATCTTTCAGGTCGTGCCCAGCCAGCGCTTTTCCACGCCGTTCAACAAGAAATCCATCAGCTTTTATCGCGCGCTGCGTCGCCTGAACCCATCCGCCTTCATGTTCCACATGAATTTGGGTGATGTCCGCCTCGTCGGTTCCAGCCCGGAGATTCTGGTGCGTGTGCGGAATGGACGTGTCGCGATCCGACCAATTGCAGGCACGCGCCCACGCTCGGGCGACCCGGTCGAAGATGCCAAGCGCGCGGAAAGCCTGCTCAACGACCCGAAGGAAATCGCTGAGCACCTGATGCTGCTCGACCTCGGCCGAAACGATGTCGGCCGTGTCGCTGCTTATGGGAGTGTTCAGGTTACAGAACAGTTCATCGTCGAGCGCTACAGCCACGTGATGCACATCGTCAGCCATGTCGAAGGTGACCTGCGCGAAGGCCTGGATGCCGTGGATGCCCTGTTCGCGGGCTTCCCCGCAGGTACAGTGTCTGGAGCCCCCAAAATTCGCGCGATGCAGATCATCGACGAGATGGAGACCAATTCGCGGGAAATTTATGGCGGCGCTGTCGGCTATTTCGGCTGGAATGGTGACCTGGACACATGCATCGCGCTGCGCACAGCAGTCCTGAAAGATGGTCAGCTCCATATTCAGGCCGGCGGCGGCGTCGTGCTCGATTCCAATCCGCAGTACGAATACGACGAGACCCAGCACAAGGCGGGTGCCCTGAAACGCGCCGCCGAACTGGCCGCAGCTTACGAGTTCGATCAATGA